The Halarsenatibacter silvermanii genome has a window encoding:
- a CDS encoding Rpn family recombination-promoting nuclease/putative transposase produces the protein MTEENNNISQEFLREIENIDPAKIKNPHDRLFKWSLGRPDIMKEYLDYILSKDLSEALNYETLEATKANYVDDLIGETFSDLVYKINKTTGEGAVISLLFEHKSSPDKITPLKLLRYITNAYFDNFKDGETKQIIPILFYHGSSEWNIPGKLSEVLDGDITPFENYTPEFEYIFTDLDEAADLLDDTTKPELKIFIEALRIANAEDIEEANERFKNCLKIFREPYWSSEILRVRFLQVFLLYQAKVSFLAQELNIFDIAKQAYPERSEEIMSLYDTIQKEERANTLIELLENKLNQPLPEDIDDKLNSADKIKLVELTNRIFEINSYDDVREILD, from the coding sequence ATGACAGAAGAAAATAACAACATCAGCCAGGAATTTCTGCGAGAAATAGAAAATATTGATCCAGCCAAAATCAAAAATCCTCATGATAGATTGTTCAAATGGAGTCTCGGCAGACCTGATATCATGAAAGAGTATCTTGATTATATTCTATCCAAAGATTTAAGCGAAGCTTTAAATTATGAAACTCTGGAAGCCACCAAAGCCAATTACGTAGATGATCTCATTGGAGAGACTTTTTCTGATCTCGTGTACAAAATAAATAAAACCACTGGAGAAGGAGCTGTTATATCTCTTTTATTCGAGCATAAATCTTCTCCTGACAAAATAACGCCACTAAAACTATTAAGGTATATCACCAACGCTTACTTTGATAACTTCAAAGATGGTGAAACAAAGCAGATAATACCGATTCTTTTCTATCATGGCAGCAGTGAATGGAACATTCCCGGTAAATTATCCGAGGTCCTGGATGGTGATATAACGCCATTTGAAAATTATACTCCAGAGTTTGAGTATATTTTTACGGATTTGGATGAAGCTGCAGATTTATTGGATGATACTACCAAACCTGAACTTAAAATATTCATTGAGGCATTGAGAATTGCCAACGCTGAAGATATCGAAGAGGCCAATGAAAGATTCAAAAATTGCCTTAAGATATTCCGGGAACCATATTGGTCATCTGAAATTTTAAGAGTCAGATTTTTGCAGGTCTTCTTGCTTTATCAGGCCAAGGTGTCATTTTTAGCTCAGGAGTTAAATATTTTTGATATTGCCAAACAGGCCTATCCTGAAAGGAGTGAGGAAATTATGAGTCTCTATGATACTATTCAGAAGGAAGAAAGAGCAAATACTTTAATTGAGCTACTTGAAAATAAACTTAATCAACCTTTACCAGAAGATATTGATGATAAACTGAACTCAGCTGATAAAATAAAGCTTGTTGAACTCACTAATCGTATTTTTGAAATCAACTCCTATGACGATGTTCGGGAAATTCTTGACTGA